The proteins below come from a single Gossypium raimondii isolate GPD5lz chromosome 2, ASM2569854v1, whole genome shotgun sequence genomic window:
- the LOC105788814 gene encoding uncharacterized protein LOC105788814, with translation MKETKSVKLNAQQHQQHENGHFSPFKFAKLLDPEASWDKDQLGDVLHWIRQVVALLCGLLWGAIPVVGGVWIFIFLAISTSIIYGYYAMILKIDEEEFGGHAALLQEGLFASITLFLLAWVLVYSLAHF, from the exons ATGAAAGAAACGAAATCAGTTAAATTGAATGCACAGCAACATCAGCAACACGAAAACGGTCACTTTTCCCCGTTCAAGTTCGCCAAGTTATTAGATCCGGAAGCTTCTTGGGATAAA GATCAATTAGGAGATGTATTGCATTGGATTCGACAAGTTGTGGCGCTTTTATGTGGATTATTATGGGGAGCAATCCCTGTGGTTGGAGGCGTTTGGATCTTCAT TTTTCTGGCCATATCCACTTCAATCATATATGGTTATTATGCTATGATACTAAAGATCGATGAAGAAGAATTTGGTGGTCATGCAGCCCTTCTCCAAGAAGGCCTTTTTGCTTCAATAACTCTCTTTCTG TTGGCGTGGGTTCTGGTATACAGCTTGGCCCACTTTTGA